In Bacillus sp. Marseille-Q1617, a genomic segment contains:
- the hutH gene encoding histidine ammonia-lyase, translating into MVVLTGCSLSLEDARRIIYEGEEVVISPESMARVKKSREAVEKIVKEKRVVYGITTGFGKFSDVLIDSDDVEELQLNLIHSHACGVGEPFPETVSRAMLLLRANALLKGYSGVRPVIVERLVEFLNKEIHPVIPQQGSLGASGDLAPLSHLALALMGEGEVHYQGEVHQTLPVLSKENIFPIQLQAKEGLALINGTQAMTAMGVIGYLEAEELAYQSEMIASLTLEGLQGIMDAFDEDIHLVRGYPQQVATAKRIRTYLRDSKLTTKQGDIRVQDAYSLRCIPQVHGASWQALDYVKEKLEIEMNAATDNPLIFENGEKVISGGNFHGQPIAFAMDFMKIAVAELANISERRIERLVNPQLNDLPAFLSPQPGLQSGAMIMQYCAASLVSENKTLAHPASVDSIPSSANQEDHVSMGTIGSRHAYQILQNTRRVLAVELICNLQAVEHRGTDLLASTTRKFYEEARKIVPSITKDRIFSKDIEKVNSWLKQFQLKSITKTKEETTNG; encoded by the coding sequence ATGGTTGTGTTGACAGGGTGTTCGTTGAGTTTGGAGGATGCGAGAAGGATCATTTATGAAGGGGAGGAGGTTGTGATTTCCCCAGAGAGTATGGCTCGGGTGAAGAAGAGCCGTGAAGCGGTTGAAAAGATTGTGAAGGAGAAGCGAGTGGTCTACGGGATTACGACGGGCTTCGGGAAGTTCAGTGATGTGCTGATCGATTCGGATGATGTGGAGGAGCTGCAGCTTAACCTTATCCATTCCCATGCATGCGGAGTGGGAGAGCCATTCCCTGAGACGGTTTCGAGGGCGATGCTTCTCCTTAGGGCAAATGCCCTTCTTAAAGGATATTCCGGCGTTAGGCCAGTAATCGTTGAAAGATTGGTAGAGTTCCTGAATAAAGAAATCCACCCGGTGATCCCGCAGCAAGGGTCTCTTGGAGCAAGCGGCGACCTCGCCCCTCTTTCCCACCTGGCGTTGGCACTTATGGGTGAGGGGGAAGTTCATTACCAAGGCGAAGTCCATCAGACACTGCCTGTACTTTCTAAAGAAAACATCTTCCCGATCCAGCTCCAGGCAAAAGAGGGGCTGGCACTGATCAACGGCACACAGGCGATGACGGCAATGGGTGTAATCGGATACTTGGAAGCAGAGGAACTGGCCTATCAAAGTGAAATGATCGCCAGTCTGACCTTGGAAGGTCTGCAAGGAATCATGGATGCGTTTGACGAAGATATACATTTAGTAAGAGGGTATCCTCAACAGGTAGCAACGGCAAAGCGAATTAGAACCTACCTGCGGGACAGCAAGCTCACAACCAAACAGGGAGACATCCGCGTACAGGACGCCTACTCCCTCAGGTGCATCCCGCAAGTGCACGGGGCATCCTGGCAGGCACTCGATTATGTAAAAGAAAAGCTGGAGATCGAAATGAACGCAGCAACCGATAACCCGCTGATTTTCGAAAACGGGGAAAAGGTCATCTCCGGGGGCAACTTCCATGGCCAGCCGATTGCCTTCGCAATGGACTTCATGAAGATTGCCGTAGCAGAGCTCGCCAACATCTCGGAACGGAGAATCGAACGGCTCGTCAATCCGCAGCTGAACGACCTGCCGGCATTTCTGAGCCCGCAGCCCGGCCTGCAGTCGGGGGCAATGATCATGCAATACTGCGCGGCATCACTTGTTTCAGAAAACAAAACATTGGCCCACCCTGCAAGCGTCGATTCGATCCCGTCATCCGCGAACCAGGAGGACCATGTGAGCATGGGGACAATCGGCTCCCGTCATGCGTATCAAATTTTACAAAACACAAGAAGGGTCCTTGCAGTCGAATTGATCTGCAATCTGCAGGCAGTCGAGCACCGCGGAACGGACCTGCTCGCAAGCACGACCCGTAAATTTTATGAAGAAGCGAGAAAAATCGTTCCTTCCATCACGAAGGACCGAATCTTCTCGAAAGACATAGAGAAAGTGAACAGCTGGCTGAAACAATTCCAACTAAAATCCATCACCAAAACAAAGGAGGAAACGACAAATGGTTAA
- the hutU gene encoding urocanate hydratase: MVNANKRIVNVKKGTEIECKGWEQEAVLRMLYNNLDPEVAEIPEELVVYGGIGKAARNWESFDAIVNTLRNLENDETMLVQSGKPVGVFKTHQAAPRVLLSNSVLVPKWANWEHFHELDQKGLMMYGQMTAGSWIYIGTQGILQGTYETFAALAKKHFNNSLKGTITLTAGLGGMGGAQPLAVTMNGGVVIAVDVDEERIQKRLDTKYCDVKTDSLEEAVAMAYEARDKGKALSIALLGNAAEVHHEFLKRGVKIDIVTDQTSAHDPLNGYVPEGYSLEEAARLRKENPSQYTQLSQKSMAKHVEAMLEFQKRGSIVFDYGNNIRQVAKDEGVENAFDFPGFVPAYIRPLFCEGKGPFRWAALSGDPEDIYRTDRLIKELFPENEALNRWIDMAQEQVSFQGLPSRICWLGYGERVKMGLAINELVRKGELKAPVVIGRDHLDCGSVASPNRETESMKDGSDAVGDWAILNALINTAAGGSWISFHHGGGVGMGYSLHAGMVVVADGTDLAQERLERVLTTDPGMGVIRHADAGYDIAEKTAEKHNIQIPMKKGGE; the protein is encoded by the coding sequence ATGGTTAATGCAAACAAACGAATCGTCAATGTGAAAAAAGGAACGGAAATCGAATGTAAAGGATGGGAGCAGGAAGCGGTCCTCCGCATGCTGTACAACAACCTGGATCCCGAAGTAGCTGAAATCCCGGAAGAGCTTGTGGTATACGGCGGCATCGGGAAAGCGGCTCGTAACTGGGAGTCTTTCGATGCGATTGTCAACACACTAAGAAATCTTGAAAACGACGAAACGATGCTTGTCCAATCAGGTAAACCTGTCGGCGTCTTCAAAACGCACCAAGCGGCTCCAAGGGTTCTTCTTTCCAACTCGGTACTAGTACCGAAATGGGCGAACTGGGAGCATTTCCACGAGCTGGATCAAAAAGGTCTCATGATGTACGGGCAAATGACAGCGGGAAGCTGGATTTACATCGGTACTCAGGGAATCCTTCAAGGAACATACGAGACGTTTGCAGCATTAGCGAAAAAGCACTTCAATAACTCTTTAAAAGGAACGATAACCCTAACAGCCGGGCTTGGCGGAATGGGCGGTGCGCAGCCATTGGCCGTTACGATGAACGGCGGTGTGGTCATCGCAGTCGACGTCGATGAAGAGCGCATCCAGAAGCGCCTCGACACGAAATACTGCGACGTGAAGACGGACTCCTTGGAAGAGGCAGTCGCAATGGCTTACGAAGCAAGAGATAAGGGGAAAGCCCTATCCATCGCGCTTCTAGGAAACGCAGCCGAAGTTCACCACGAATTTTTAAAAAGAGGCGTGAAAATCGACATCGTGACCGATCAGACTTCAGCTCACGATCCTTTAAACGGTTATGTTCCTGAAGGATATTCATTAGAAGAAGCGGCGCGTCTAAGAAAAGAAAATCCATCTCAATATACACAGCTTTCACAAAAAAGCATGGCCAAACACGTGGAAGCCATGCTCGAGTTCCAAAAGAGGGGCTCAATCGTATTTGACTACGGCAACAACATCCGCCAGGTCGCGAAAGACGAAGGAGTGGAAAATGCCTTCGACTTCCCTGGATTCGTTCCTGCCTACATCCGTCCGTTATTCTGCGAAGGGAAAGGGCCGTTCCGCTGGGCAGCGCTTTCTGGCGACCCGGAGGACATTTACAGAACAGACCGCCTGATCAAAGAGCTGTTCCCTGAAAACGAAGCACTCAACCGCTGGATCGACATGGCGCAGGAGCAGGTATCGTTCCAGGGACTGCCTTCACGCATCTGTTGGCTTGGTTACGGTGAGCGCGTGAAGATGGGTCTGGCGATCAACGAGCTGGTACGTAAGGGCGAGCTGAAAGCACCTGTCGTTATCGGCCGTGACCACCTGGACTGCGGATCCGTTGCATCTCCGAACCGTGAAACGGAAAGCATGAAAGACGGAAGTGACGCTGTAGGGGATTGGGCAATTTTGAACGCCCTGATTAACACGGCAGCAGGCGGCTCATGGATTTCCTTCCACCACGGCGGCGGAGTCGGTATGGGTTACTCCCTGCACGCCGGTATGGTCGTTGTTGCAGACGGTACGGACCTTGCCCAAGAAAGACTAGAGCGCGTGCTTACCACCGACCCTGGAATGGGCGTCATCCGCCACGCCGACGCAGGCTACGATATCGCAGAAAAAACAGCCGAAAAACACAACATTCAAATCCCAATGAAAAAAGGAGGAGAATAA
- the hutP gene encoding hut operon transcriptional regulator HutP has protein sequence MDHTKIGKNAMLLLLLDQEEEEWNRHFNEMNWSYCTGKIGSMDSQKIVAAIETAAKRSDLVREDLYREMHALYHATMEALTGVTRGHTQIGEVLRTVGLRFSIVRGTPYKNEEEGEWIAVALYGTIGAPIKGLEHETIGLGINHI, from the coding sequence ATGGATCATACCAAAATTGGAAAGAATGCCATGCTGCTCCTGCTCCTGGATCAGGAAGAAGAAGAGTGGAACAGGCATTTCAATGAAATGAACTGGAGCTATTGCACAGGCAAAATCGGCTCCATGGACAGTCAAAAGATTGTCGCTGCCATCGAAACGGCAGCAAAAAGAAGTGATCTTGTACGAGAAGATCTCTATCGTGAAATGCATGCGCTGTATCACGCGACCATGGAAGCCCTGACCGGGGTGACCAGGGGGCACACCCAGATTGGGGAAGTCCTCCGAACGGTCGGCCTTCGCTTTTCTATCGTGAGGGGGACCCCTTATAAAAACGAAGAAGAAGGCGAATGGATCGCAGTCGCACTGTATGGAACGATTGGCGCGCCCATTAAAGGATTGGAACATGAAACAATCGGTTTAGGCATCAATCATATCTAA